The Pelistega ratti genome window below encodes:
- a CDS encoding acyl-[ACP]--phospholipid O-acyltransferase: MKLLKYTGFLPYLLIAFLNASVDLAHKITIQNVLLKSFEGNTLVILTALINAMILLPFVFLFSPSAFINDKFCRTKVIRWSSLAAVGVSTAILFSYMLGEFYLAFALTLVLAAQSAIYSPAKYSIIKSIVGTENIGLANGVIQALTIVAILFSSFAFSIFFEGYYVPSHDPNEVLQSVWMIGVALVVFSSLEAFFAFKIPFFPQETEESEKFSMQKYVSLGYLKDNFRTLRTDKNIWLSVIGLGLFWGVSQVIVAAFPAHYKALFNADNAVMIQAILAVSGLGLIAGSYLAGRASHLHIELGIVPIGALGIFLSLFGLTFAHTHILLIVCSFGFGFSGGLFIVPLNATIQYFAPEKISGKIMAGNNFIQNIFMVGFLLLSILFVEFSLSTAGIFLTISVVCLLGSLYAMWQLPHLFVRLLLLPLLKTNYRFHVEGLKNLPQSGGVLLLGNHISWIDWLVLQAASPRAIKFVMFRPIYNKWYLTWFLRIFRVIPIGAGSSSESIETIRQYLMSGEVVALFPEGHISYNGQINEFKKGFEYVLKDLDNVTTVPFYLRGLWGSSFSRADSYYKNLTKKQGKREILVAFGKPIYGFIDATAMKQKVLELSFSVWESIMAKRKPLMHHWLNNAKSNLFKECVVDGQGMKLNNLKFITAVLLFSKQFKKVLGDEKNIGVLLPSSAIGAIVNMALMMMGKVPVNLNYTLSPDVMEKALTKANINKVITAEKFLNKLNAKGFAFDKVLAGKTILAEAIGKDFAKGDKVRAFLTALFAPRWWIKFRYFANVHLNDTATILFSSGSEGTPKGIELSHKNLLTNIKQVSELLNFQEDDVILNSLPIFHSFGLTVTTLLPLCEGIKMVSVADPTDGAEVGKMCARHHVSIMFGTSTFFRLYVRNRKLHPLMLQSVRMVIAGAEKLKADVKEVFRLKFGLEIYEGYGATETAPVASVNMPNILDPDSLKEFTFNKVGTVGMPLPGTIIKIVDPITLETLKVGEDGLIIIGGGQVMKGYLDDPIKTEEVIVELDGVRYYKTGDKGHIDENGFITIVDRYSRFAKIGGEMISLGSVEENIAQVLNDENQFVAIAVNDEQKGESVVLLVKSPLSLEEINTRIKSLNIPPIMLPRQVFLIDDIPLLGSGKVDFKGAKQLALKMISTSLA, translated from the coding sequence ATGAAACTCTTAAAATATACAGGCTTTTTACCTTATTTGCTTATTGCCTTTTTAAATGCGAGTGTTGATTTAGCACATAAAATAACGATTCAAAATGTATTACTAAAAAGCTTTGAGGGTAATACCTTAGTGATACTAACCGCATTAATTAATGCGATGATTTTATTACCCTTTGTCTTTCTTTTTTCACCATCTGCTTTTATCAATGATAAATTTTGCCGTACTAAAGTTATTCGTTGGAGTAGCTTGGCTGCTGTAGGGGTTTCTACTGCTATTTTATTTAGTTATATGTTGGGTGAATTTTATCTTGCTTTTGCCCTAACACTTGTTTTAGCAGCACAAAGTGCCATCTATTCACCTGCCAAATACAGTATTATTAAATCCATTGTCGGAACAGAAAATATTGGGCTGGCGAATGGTGTTATTCAAGCACTTACTATTGTTGCCATTTTATTTAGCTCTTTTGCTTTTTCAATTTTCTTTGAAGGGTATTATGTACCCTCTCATGATCCGAACGAAGTATTGCAAAGTGTTTGGATGATTGGGGTAGCATTAGTGGTATTTAGTTCGCTTGAAGCTTTTTTTGCTTTTAAAATTCCGTTTTTCCCACAAGAAACAGAAGAAAGTGAAAAATTCTCCATGCAAAAATATGTATCACTAGGGTATCTAAAAGATAACTTTCGCACTTTACGGACAGATAAAAATATTTGGTTAAGTGTGATTGGTTTGGGTTTGTTTTGGGGTGTTTCTCAAGTTATCGTTGCAGCATTTCCTGCCCATTATAAAGCCTTATTTAATGCGGATAATGCGGTGATGATTCAGGCGATTCTTGCTGTTAGTGGTTTAGGATTAATAGCAGGTTCTTATCTGGCAGGGCGAGCCTCACATTTACATATTGAATTAGGTATTGTGCCTATTGGTGCATTAGGGATTTTTCTTTCACTGTTTGGATTAACCTTTGCCCATACGCATATTTTATTAATAGTGTGTTCTTTTGGATTTGGTTTTTCGGGTGGATTATTTATTGTGCCATTAAATGCAACCATCCAATATTTTGCCCCTGAAAAAATAAGTGGCAAAATTATGGCGGGTAATAATTTTATCCAAAATATCTTTATGGTAGGCTTTTTACTACTGAGTATCTTGTTTGTAGAATTCAGTCTTTCTACTGCAGGTATTTTCTTAACAATTTCAGTAGTGTGCTTATTAGGCAGTCTTTATGCCATGTGGCAACTTCCCCATTTATTTGTGCGTTTGTTGCTATTACCTTTACTAAAAACAAATTATCGTTTCCATGTAGAAGGGTTAAAAAATTTACCACAAAGTGGAGGGGTATTATTACTTGGTAATCATATCAGCTGGATTGATTGGTTGGTATTACAGGCGGCGAGTCCAAGAGCAATAAAATTTGTGATGTTCCGTCCAATTTACAATAAATGGTATCTTACATGGTTTTTGCGTATTTTCCGTGTAATTCCTATTGGGGCAGGCTCAAGTAGTGAGTCAATAGAAACGATTCGTCAATATTTAATGAGTGGTGAAGTGGTTGCGTTATTTCCAGAAGGGCATATTAGTTATAACGGACAGATTAATGAGTTTAAAAAAGGTTTTGAATATGTTTTAAAAGATCTGGATAATGTTACTACTGTACCTTTTTATTTGCGTGGCTTATGGGGAAGTAGTTTTTCTCGTGCGGATAGCTATTATAAAAACTTAACAAAAAAACAAGGAAAACGTGAAATTTTAGTGGCTTTTGGCAAACCCATTTATGGTTTTATTGATGCCACAGCGATGAAACAAAAGGTACTCGAACTTTCTTTTTCGGTGTGGGAAAGCATAATGGCAAAACGTAAACCGCTGATGCATCATTGGTTAAATAATGCAAAATCTAACTTGTTCAAAGAGTGTGTTGTAGATGGGCAAGGGATGAAGCTGAATAACCTTAAATTTATCACAGCAGTATTATTGTTTAGTAAGCAGTTTAAAAAAGTTTTGGGTGATGAGAAAAATATAGGTGTGTTGTTACCAAGCTCTGCTATTGGTGCTATTGTCAATATGGCATTAATGATGATGGGTAAAGTACCAGTGAATTTAAACTATACACTTAGCCCCGATGTAATGGAAAAAGCCCTTACTAAAGCAAATATCAATAAGGTAATTACTGCTGAAAAATTCTTAAATAAACTAAATGCCAAGGGCTTTGCTTTTGATAAAGTGTTAGCAGGAAAAACAATTTTGGCAGAGGCAATAGGAAAAGACTTTGCTAAAGGGGATAAGGTACGCGCATTTTTAACTGCTTTATTTGCACCGCGTTGGTGGATTAAGTTTAGATACTTTGCTAATGTTCATCTCAATGATACGGCAACTATTTTATTTAGTAGTGGTAGTGAGGGTACACCCAAAGGAATTGAGTTAAGCCATAAAAACTTACTGACTAATATTAAACAAGTGAGTGAATTGCTTAATTTCCAAGAAGATGATGTTATCTTAAATTCATTACCAATCTTCCATTCTTTTGGTTTAACGGTAACGACTTTGCTTCCCCTATGTGAAGGAATCAAAATGGTGAGCGTAGCAGACCCAACCGATGGAGCAGAAGTAGGTAAAATGTGCGCTCGTCATCATGTGAGTATTATGTTTGGTACATCAACATTTTTCCGTTTATATGTTCGTAATAGAAAATTGCATCCCCTAATGTTGCAAAGTGTGCGAATGGTAATTGCTGGTGCAGAAAAATTAAAGGCTGATGTGAAAGAGGTATTCCGATTAAAATTTGGTCTAGAAATTTATGAGGGGTATGGTGCAACAGAAACTGCCCCTGTAGCCAGTGTGAATATGCCCAATATTTTAGATCCAGATAGTTTAAAAGAGTTTACTTTTAATAAAGTAGGTACAGTGGGTATGCCATTACCAGGAACGATTATTAAAATTGTTGATCCAATCACCTTAGAAACGTTAAAGGTAGGAGAGGACGGTTTAATTATCATTGGTGGAGGACAAGTGATGAAAGGTTACTTGGATGACCCTATTAAAACAGAAGAGGTGATAGTTGAACTAGATGGCGTACGTTACTACAAAACAGGTGATAAAGGTCATATTGATGAAAATGGTTTTATTACTATTGTTGATCGCTATTCTCGTTTTGCCAAAATTGGTGGAGAAATGATTAGTCTGGGGAGTGTAGAAGAGAATATTGCTCAAGTCCTTAATGATGAAAACCAGTTTGTTGCGATTGCGGTTAATGATGAGCAAAAGGGTGAAAGTGTTGTACTACTTGTTAAGTCACCACTCAGCCTTGAAGAAATCAATACCCGTATTAAATCGCTTAATATTCCGCCGATTATGCTTCCTCGTCAAGTTTTCTTGATAGATGATATTCCGCTATTGGGTAGTGGAAAAGTAGATTTTAAGGGGGCGAAGCAACTAGCACTGAAAATGATAAGTACATCATTGGCATAG
- a CDS encoding MerR family transcriptional regulator, whose product MLKMNDLVKLSQTPKSTVLYYIKEGLLPEPLKDKPNFHLYDERCIGLLKFIKYLQTNFNASISQIKQLFTHPNFDWQNPYESLISLINIIMGAENETFSPKALCQEFSLSESALQTMVDDGLLNPREGIFTAKERDILAIICRCNEAEYEMVKTYLQTAKKLAEQEVNLTLSALKESEQKDEKLKHLFDLLLVLKPYILNMQTLNIYQRESST is encoded by the coding sequence ATGCTGAAAATGAATGATTTGGTGAAATTAAGTCAAACACCGAAATCAACCGTGTTGTATTACATTAAAGAAGGTCTTTTACCAGAACCTTTAAAAGATAAACCTAACTTTCATCTTTATGATGAGCGTTGTATCGGTTTATTAAAGTTTATTAAATATTTGCAAACTAATTTCAATGCAAGTATTTCTCAAATAAAACAACTCTTTACCCACCCTAATTTTGATTGGCAAAATCCTTATGAAAGTTTAATTTCATTAATTAATATCATTATGGGGGCGGAGAATGAAACTTTTTCACCTAAAGCACTTTGCCAAGAATTTTCTCTTTCTGAATCGGCGCTACAAACTATGGTAGATGATGGTTTATTAAATCCTCGAGAAGGGATTTTTACGGCGAAAGAGCGAGATATCTTAGCGATTATTTGTCGCTGTAATGAAGCAGAGTATGAAATGGTAAAAACCTATTTACAAACAGCTAAAAAACTTGCTGAACAAGAAGTTAATTTAACGTTATCAGCACTAAAAGAAAGTGAACAAAAAGATGAGAAGCTCAAACATCTTTTCGATTTATTGTTAGTGCTTAAACCATATATTTTAAATATGCAAACATTAAATATTTATCAGAGGGAGAGTTCAACATGA
- a CDS encoding YggT family protein, which translates to MTNALIFLITTFSNLFCIALFLRAWIFWRRISPFNNPYCTFIYQITDFIVVPVRKIIPSSKYLDFPSLLIAYLVGLLQTVLNLLIASTGLFFTLAPFIPIYAVLVFFDNLLSLVLWLSLFYAVMSWISPISPLQNFLRTLIEPILTPIRQMLPNPLKKGPFDFSLLFLMMIIIALQMILKSAYKINIPL; encoded by the coding sequence ATGACAAATGCATTGATTTTTCTTATTACCACTTTTAGTAATTTATTCTGTATCGCCTTATTCTTACGTGCATGGATTTTCTGGCGGCGTATTTCTCCCTTTAATAATCCATACTGTACATTTATTTATCAAATCACCGACTTTATTGTCGTCCCTGTTAGAAAAATAATACCCTCTAGCAAATATCTTGATTTTCCAAGTTTACTCATTGCATACCTTGTTGGTTTATTACAAACCGTATTAAACTTATTGATTGCAAGTACAGGTCTTTTCTTTACCTTAGCCCCTTTTATACCTATTTATGCCGTACTGGTTTTCTTCGATAACTTACTTTCATTAGTGCTTTGGTTAAGCCTATTTTATGCGGTTATGTCATGGATTAGTCCTATTTCACCACTACAAAATTTCTTACGAACATTAATAGAGCCTATCTTAACACCTATTCGTCAAATGTTACCCAACCCCCTTAAAAAAGGACCTTTTGATTTCTCATTATTATTTTTGATGATGATTATTATTGCCTTACAAATGATTCTTAAATCAGCTTATAAAATAAATATACCATTGTAA
- a CDS encoding carbohydrate kinase family protein produces the protein MSSSPVLICGSIAFDTITLFEGHFKEHILPENIKSLSISFLVPTMRKEFGGCAGNIAYSLKMLGGNPIPVATVGKDATDYLHYFEQLGIRTDGIKIISDAFTAQCHITTDLDGNQLAAFHPGAMSASATNTVEITDAAWAIVAPDAKEGMFAHAERLHQQGIPFIFDLGQAMPLFEQQDLEKMIGLAQAITVNDYEASIIAQRVGKRIEELSHCVEAIVVTKGDEGASLYIKGEETHIPPVKAEKICDPTGCGDAHRGGLLYGLTQGWPWYESACLASLMGTLKIAVEGPQNYHYSREELAQKLEDAYGIGLLK, from the coding sequence ATGTCATCATCACCAGTGCTTATTTGTGGCTCAATTGCTTTTGATACGATTACTTTATTTGAAGGTCATTTTAAAGAGCATATTCTTCCTGAAAATATCAAATCGCTAAGTATCTCTTTTCTTGTACCTACTATGCGCAAAGAGTTTGGTGGTTGTGCAGGTAATATTGCTTATAGTTTAAAAATGTTGGGTGGCAATCCTATACCTGTGGCGACAGTCGGAAAAGATGCGACAGATTATTTGCATTATTTTGAGCAATTAGGTATCCGTACAGATGGTATTAAAATCATCTCAGATGCCTTTACGGCACAATGTCATATCACCACTGATTTAGATGGTAATCAACTAGCTGCTTTTCACCCAGGAGCAATGTCGGCTTCAGCCACTAATACGGTTGAGATAACAGATGCTGCATGGGCGATTGTTGCACCAGATGCTAAGGAAGGGATGTTTGCGCATGCAGAGCGTTTGCACCAACAGGGGATTCCCTTTATCTTTGATTTGGGGCAAGCAATGCCATTATTTGAGCAGCAAGATCTTGAGAAAATGATTGGCTTAGCACAAGCGATTACAGTAAATGATTATGAAGCTTCTATTATTGCTCAGCGTGTTGGAAAGCGTATTGAGGAGCTTTCGCACTGTGTAGAAGCGATTGTAGTGACAAAAGGGGATGAGGGAGCTAGTTTATATATTAAAGGTGAAGAAACACACATTCCACCAGTTAAGGCAGAAAAAATATGTGATCCTACAGGGTGTGGTGATGCGCATCGAGGTGGCTTATTGTACGGTTTAACACAAGGCTGGCCTTGGTATGAAAGTGCGTGTTTAGCGAGTTTAATGGGGACGTTAAAAATAGCGGTAGAGGGGCCTCAGAATTATCATTATTCTCGTGAAGAATTAGCACAAAAATTAGAAGATGCTTATGGAATTGGGCTTTTAAAATAG
- a CDS encoding zinc-ribbon and DUF3426 domain-containing protein, whose amino-acid sequence MMKTRCPICDTVLKVNQQQVEQRQGMVRCGVCRQVFNAVEHLYEEEDYPILTEEDTPEEEAGAIAIQKRAVPSPRVEEHRTKFVEGITTTTHTEPVSHYKEPVIVESVYQPQPSAQQAAVHIHLNNTQPTAQQRDRIGESNHHYIGSRSVHDGRAYDEPFSVQGERAYSDEYERESHSSFIWLIIALVALLLMVGQFLYVFRNQLASAFPKTQPFITQLCSLLKCEVNLQKSAHSIGLENASLSEDKSRTVKVGEYALLLHVTLVNKTASTQEWPVLGLSLKNETGAVMSSRNIMPKDYLVADQLMKPFMANTKVPITVPFVFSGQMVKNYEINVFYH is encoded by the coding sequence ATGATGAAAACACGTTGTCCTATATGTGATACTGTTTTAAAAGTTAATCAACAGCAGGTTGAGCAACGTCAAGGTATGGTACGTTGTGGTGTATGTCGTCAAGTATTTAATGCGGTAGAACATCTTTATGAGGAAGAAGATTATCCTATTTTGACAGAGGAAGATACTCCCGAAGAAGAGGCGGGGGCTATTGCCATACAGAAACGTGCTGTTCCTTCTCCTCGAGTAGAGGAACATCGTACAAAATTTGTTGAGGGTATAACAACAACTACTCATACAGAACCAGTTTCTCATTATAAAGAACCTGTTATTGTTGAATCGGTTTATCAACCACAACCTTCAGCACAACAAGCTGCGGTACATATTCATCTTAATAATACACAACCTACCGCTCAGCAAAGGGATCGCATAGGGGAAAGCAATCATCATTATATTGGAAGTCGTTCTGTACATGATGGGCGAGCTTATGATGAACCTTTTTCCGTGCAGGGAGAAAGAGCCTATTCAGATGAATATGAGCGAGAAAGTCATTCTTCTTTCATTTGGTTAATTATTGCTTTGGTAGCTTTATTGCTCATGGTTGGGCAATTTTTATATGTCTTTCGTAATCAGCTTGCAAGTGCTTTCCCTAAGACGCAGCCGTTTATTACACAGCTATGTAGTTTGTTGAAATGTGAAGTAAATTTACAAAAATCAGCTCATAGTATTGGTCTTGAAAATGCTTCTTTATCAGAAGATAAATCACGAACAGTGAAAGTTGGAGAATATGCCTTACTACTACATGTTACCTTAGTGAATAAAACGGCTAGTACACAGGAATGGCCTGTACTTGGTTTAAGTTTAAAGAATGAAACAGGTGCCGTGATGAGTAGTCGGAATATTATGCCAAAGGATTATTTAGTGGCGGATCAACTGATGAAGCCTTTTATGGCAAATACTAAAGTACCTATAACTGTTCCATTTGTTTTTTCTGGGCAAATGGTTAAAAATTACGAAATTAATGTTTTCTACCACTAA